The following coding sequences lie in one Apium graveolens cultivar Ventura chromosome 1, ASM990537v1, whole genome shotgun sequence genomic window:
- the LOC141676693 gene encoding disease resistance protein Roq1-like isoform X3, giving the protein MRTGSHDIRKIGIYGMGGIGKTTIAKALYNKNFRHFEGSCFLANVRETSERHDGIPHLQEQLLSEILIVDKIRVENEDRGISLLMERLLSKKVLIVLDDLNDRRQFDYLAGQWNQFSVGSRIIVTTRDAGILEQIEVDERYNVEELDGDESLELFSRHAFRKSIPSKDYLELSEVIVRQAGGLPLALEVLGSYLFKKSITEWRSSLRQLRQIPQKEIQKKLLISYHALGDGNLQDVFLDIACCFIGNDKDTTISILNSCGFDSENDIDILSKRCLLSVNDKNELRMHDLLQEMGRDIARNNYPNEPWKHSRLWSSEDICNVLHKSQEKKCIECIIPYGGVIEEAHLQTVKSTWVLVGSNPFRLVLDFLLQPSGMGLGLGFQTNAFRDMNTLRLLSINKMHLSGSFEGIFEELRWLSWHNCPLQCLPTDFCPKNLVFLDLQRSNFEKLWIGPRSMKQLKILNISGSTSLSTTPNFSNVPCIEDLNLSGCESLVEVDQSIRYLDRLLKLNLQGCKKLKFLPSGICDLKALEHLDLDCCSILEELPHRLGNMESLSMLRVGKTLIATVPISIGCLSKLVVLKLNKCKNLKFLPSTICNLRKLEHLILYGCSYLEELPCELGEMKSLSLLSIEFTAITSLPESIGHLCEFSELFLHSCKKLRSLPSSICNLTAIKCLDLNHCSNLKELPANIGNIKSLRMLRAEGTAIKVLPESIEHLSELVELVLVNCKSLRYLPSSICNLRSLERLDLSDCSSLEELPEDIGNIKSLREIRACTTKLSEIPNSIGYLKNLEILVLPSQAVKVVLDLSSTSGNTGFIPASVWCLCSLKNLNLSNCYLVDLPDSVSCLSSLQHLNLSGNYFSTLTPSLCQLTNLESLTVTECKNLSVINELPPKLSDLYASDCTSLETLNVSKLNQLRCLYLSCCSSLIKIYGLEKLKSITRIDMAGCENLSITLEESLFQALSANEEKIDMCLPMRDIPSWFTHQRSNSSKISLNVPQTVPHRFLGMILWFNIGQKPINENPISDLSDIWASVRVERMTHTGGWFCELSALEPVPQSWVTFIPHAQFPLKAGEEMEVHVKDELTFKSFGGHLMYEGPVEEGEQDDCPAEQPHNTRPNYSMIFKRWSYILKGALNLFVAVLVLMICIYVGLHVSKVLTRSRDVKEEPKIFNLAERGSVSFTRSGTVEQLNEDLDNVLWKDPGQEQGLEQTCNTRRRSIKRLRSIKINVQFLNLVQLNKVFDEWYGTGGQKDEIHEKLNEFLNEVQQRIRVLQDNNLELSYAELYQAHFPVPKVPDGHYAVPSLFYVLSPSLFYFLSVIHFESRALLHQLTQARCLRTPRQELYEDLHSQEQHSREHFTEQHFPEHFTGNVVLLNKVLNEVLHKCYSKCYSTEGQQDEILADQNHPFLLQGDRQKTIMFSNDEKLNEERLLNDVLHDPGQTHNNWPSSNKIYVQFVNVVQMNKLNKVLNKVLHKWYRRRRFLQDKNHPFLLQGDHHIAILFPNDEKLKKVLNEVIQKWHSLAGPEQPPNLYGRPSWQQDLCVTHIAYLGVDLDSEYIPHN; this is encoded by the exons ATGAGGACCGGCAGTCACGATATCCGAAAGATTGGAATATACGGTATGGGTGGAATTGGGAAAACGACCATTGCCAAAGCTCTTTATAATAAAAATTTCCGTCACTTTGAAGGTAGTTGCTTTCTTGCAAATGTTAGAGAAACTTCTGAAAGACATGACGGTATACCTCACTTACAAGAGCAGCTTCTTTCCGAAATTCTAATAGTAGATAAAATCAGGGTTGAAAATGAAGATAGAGGGATCAGCTTGTTGATGGAAAGATTACTTTCTAAGAAAGTTCTTATTGTGCTGGATGATTTAAACGATAGAAGGCAATTTGATTACTTAGCAGGACAATGGAACCAATTTTCTGTAGGTAGCAGAATCATCGTAACAACACGGGATGCAGGTATACTTGAACAAATTGAAGTAGATGAGAGGTATAATGTTGAGGAACTAGACGGAGACGAGTCCTTGGAACTTTTCAGTCGACATGCTTTCAGGAAATCAATTCCATCCAAAGATTACTTGGAACTTTCGGAGGTTATAGTACGCCAAGCTGGAGGGCTTCCGTTAGCACTTGAGGTATTAGGTTCTTATTTGTTTAAAAAATCCATCACAGAATGGAGAAGTTCCCTACGCCAATTGCGGCAAATTCCTCAAAAGGAGATTCAGAAGAAACTTCTAATAAGCTACCATGCGCTTGGTGATGGTAATTTGCAGGATGTCTTCCTTGATATTGCATGTTGTTTTATTGGCAATGATAAAGACACGACAATTAGTATATTAAACTCATGTGGCTTCGATTCAGAAAATGACATTGATATTTTGAGCAAAAGATGTTTACTGTCAGTGAATGACAAAAATGAATTGAGGATGCACGATCTACTACAAGAGATGGGAAGAGATATTGCTCGTAATAATTACCCTAATGAACCGTGGAAACACAGTCGATTGTGGTCATCTGAAGATATCTGCAATGTGTTGCACAAAAGCCAG GAGAAGAAATGCATCGAGTGTATCATCCCCTATGGAGGGGTAATAGAGGAAGCACATCTTCAGACGGTCAAATCTACATGGGTACTTGTTGGTTCCAATCCTTTTAGGTTGGTCTTGGACTTCCTCCTTCAGCCTTCTGGGATGGGTCTGGGTCTTGGATTTCAAACCAACGCATTTAGAGATATGAATACATTAAGGTTGCTTAGCATTAACAAAATGCATCTCAGTGGAAGTTTTGAAGGTATATTTGAAGAGTTAAGGTGGCTTTCTTGGCACAACTGTCCTTTGCAGTGTTTACCAACTGATTTCTGTCCAAAAAACTTAGTTTTCCTTGACTTACAGAGGAGCAACTTTGAGAAATTGTGGATTGGTCCCCGG TCTATGAAACAATTAAAGATTCTAAATATTAGTGGCTCTACATCATTGTCGACAACCCCCAACTTCAGCAATGTCCCATGCATTGAGGATCTAAATCTAAGTGGCTGTGAAAGTCTGGTAGAGGTTGACCAATCTATCAGATACTTGGATAGGCTTCTTAAACTGAATTTGCAGGGCTGCAAGAAGCTAAAATTTCTGCCTAGTGGCATCTGTGACTTGAAAGCATTGGAACACCTAGATCTTGATTGTTGCTCGATCCTCGAAGAGTTACCTCACAGATTGGGGAACATGGAATCCTTGAGCATGCTTCGGGTTGGAAAGACTTTAATTGCGACAGTACCAATATCCATCGGATGTCTAAGTAAACTTGTTGTGTTGAAATTAAATAAATGCAAGAATCTCAAGTTTCTTCCAAGCACGATTTGCAACCTGAGAAAATTGGAACATCTAATCCTCTATGGATGTTCATATTTGGAAGAACTGCCTTGCGAATTGGGGGAAATGAAATCCTTGAGTCTTCTTTCCATAGAATTCACAGCAATCACAAGCTTACCAGAATCCATAGGACATTTATGTGAGTTCAGTGAACTGTTTTTACACAGCTGCAAGAAGCTCAGATCTCTTCCAAGCAGCATTTGCAACTTAACAGCAATAAAATGTCTAGATCTTAATCATTGCTCAAATTTGAAAGAACTGCCTGCCAATATTGGGAACATTAAATCCCTGAGGATGCTTCGGGCAGAAGGCACTGCAATTAAGGTGTTACCAGAATCCATTGAACATCTAAGTGAACTTGTTGAGCTTGTATTAGTTAACTGCAAGAGTCTTAGATATCTTCCGAGCAGCATCTGCAATCTCAGATCACTTGAACGTCTTGATCTTAGTGATTGTTCAAGTCTAGAAGAATTGCCAGAGGATATTGGAAACATTAAAAGCTTAAGGGAAATTCGGGCATGCACCACCAAATTAAGTGAAATTCCGAATTCTATTGGATATCTTAAGAACCTTGAAATCCTGGTTCTACCATCCCAAGCGGTAAAAGTTGTTCTGGATTTGTCTTCTACTTCAGGAAATACTGGATTTATCCCAGCTTCAGTTTGGTGCTTGTGTTCTTTGAAGAACTTAAATCTTAGCAACTGCTATCTGGTTGATCTTCCAGATTCTGTCAGTTGTTTATCATCATTGCAGCATCTAAACTTGTCCGGAAACTATTTTTCCACACTAACACCCAGCCTGTGTCAGTTGACGAATCTTGAATCTCTGACAGTGACAGAGTGCAAGAATCTTTCGGTAATAAATGAACTGCCTCCTAAGTTGAGCGATTTGTATGCAAGTGACTGTACATCGCTTGAAACATTGAATGTATCAAAACTGAATCAGTTGAGGTGCTTGTATCTTTCCTGTTGCAGTAGCTTGATTAAGATATATGGTTTGGAGAAACTCAAATCTATAACACGGATTGACATGGCAGGATGTGAAAATTTATCAATTACTCTTGAAGAAAGTTTGTTTCAG GCTCTTTCCGCAAATGAGGAGAAAATTGACATGTGTCTTCCAATGAGAGATATTCCCAGTTGGTTTACGCATCAACGATCAAATAGTTCCAAAATCTCATTAAATGTGCCACAAACCGTGCCTCACCGTTTTTTAGGGATGATCCTTTGGTTTAATATCGGTCAAAAGCCAATTAATGAAAACCCAATCTCAGATTTGTCTGATATTTGGGCATCCGTTCGTGTAGAACGCATGACTCATACTGGAGGTTGGTTTTGTGAGCTATCAGCTTTGGAACCCGTACCTCAATCGTGGGTAACCTTCATACCCCATGCACAATTTCCTCTGAAAGCTGGGGAGGAAATGGAGGTTCATGTTAAAGATGAACTAACTTTTAAGAGTTTTGGAGGACATCTGATGTATGAAGGCCCCGTCGAGGAGGGCGAGCAAGACGACTGCCCTGCGGAACAGCCTCACAACACACGGCCCAACTACTCAATGATTTTTAAGCGTTGGTCATACATTTTAAAAGGAGCCCTGAATTTGTTTGTTGCAGTCTTGGTACTTATGATATGTATCTATGTTGGTTTGCATGTCTCCAAGGTACTAACAAGAAGCCGGGATGTCAAGGAGGAACCAAAGATTTTCAATTTGGCAGAAAGGGGCAGTGTTAGTTTTACAAGAAGTGGGACTGTAGAACAGTTGAATGAAGACTTGGACAATGTCTTATGGAAGGACCCGGGGCAAGAGCAAGGCCTGGAACAGACTTGCAACACTCGGCGGCGCAGCATAAAAAGGTTGCGCAGCATAAAAATAAACGTTCAATTTCTGAATTTAGTACAGTTGAATAAAGTCTTTGATGAATGGTACGGTACTGGAGGACAGAAGGACGAGATTCatgaaaagttaaatgaattcTTAAATGAAGTCCAACAGCGTATTAGAGTATTGCAGGACAACAACCTTGAACTGTCTTACGCCGAACTGTATCAAGCCCATTTCCCTGTCCCCAAAGTGCCTGACGGCCATTACGCTGTCCCCTCACTGTTTTACGTTCTTTCCCCCTCACTGTTTTACTTTCTTTCCGTTATCCACTTTGAGTCTCGCGCCCTTCTCCACCAACTGACTCAGGCCCGTTGCTTGAGAACACCACGGCAGGAGTTGTATGAAGACTTACATTCCCAGGAACAACATTCCCGGGAACATTTCACGGAACAACATTTCCCGGAACATTTCACGGGAAATGTGGTACTGTTGAATAAAGTCTTGAATGAAGTCTTACATAAATGTTACAGTAAATGTTACAGTACCGAAGGACAGCAGGACGAGATTCTTGCAGACCAGAACCACCCGTTCCTTCTCCAAGGGGACCGTCAAAAGACCATTATGTTTTCGAATGATGAAAAGTTGAATGAAGAAAGACTCTTGAATGATGTCTTACATGACCCGGGACAGACCCACAACAATTGGCCGAGCAGCAACAAAATATACGTTCAATTTGTAAATGTGGTACAGATGAATAAGTTGAATAAAGTCTTGAATAAAGTCTTACATAAATGGTACCGCAGGAGGAGATTCTTGCAGGACAAGAACCACCCGTTCCTTCTCCAAGGGGACCACCATATAGCCATTTTGTTTCCGAATGATGAAAAGTTGAAAAAAGTCTTGAATGAAGTCATACAAAAATGGCACAGCCTTGCAGGCCCCGAACAGCCTCCCAACCTTTACGGGAGACCATCATGGCAGCAGGACTTATGTGTTACGCATATAGCATATTTAGGGGTGGACCTAGACTCAGAATACATCCCCCACAACTAG